A genomic stretch from Methylorubrum extorquens includes:
- a CDS encoding protein of unknown function (Evidence 5 : Unknown function): MRFEAQPAARFDPPQRPTGVTLFDKTGSTNGFGAYVAFVPAKRIGLVMLANRAFPMPARIAAAHAVLEVLAAEEP; this comes from the coding sequence ATGCGGTTCGAGGCGCAACCCGCCGCGCGGTTCGACCCGCCGCAGAGGCCGACAGGGGTCACGCTGTTCGACAAGACCGGCTCCACCAACGGCTTTGGCGCCTATGTCGCCTTCGTGCCGGCCAAACGCATCGGCCTCGTCATGCTGGCCAACCGCGCGTTTCCGATGCCAGCGCGCATCGCGGCGGCGCACGCGGTGCTGGAGGTGTTGGCGGCCGAGGAGCCCTGA
- a CDS encoding conserved protein of unknown function (Evidence 4 : Unknown function but conserved in other organisms), translating to MSGAFYYALEPDLDAETFRGVLVESGLEPGRPDEDLERLRRILKGSDLIVTARLGGRLVGVARTLTDFAFCAYLATLAVARDCQGRGIGRRLIAETRIAVGPEASLLLTAAPGIEGYYEAIGMPRVPHAFRIDRER from the coding sequence GTGAGCGGCGCGTTCTACTACGCGCTGGAGCCGGATCTCGACGCGGAGACCTTTCGGGGTGTCCTCGTCGAATCCGGACTTGAGCCGGGGCGACCGGACGAAGACCTGGAACGGCTCCGGCGGATCCTGAAGGGTTCCGACCTCATCGTCACCGCCCGACTCGGCGGGCGCCTCGTCGGCGTCGCGCGCACGCTCACCGATTTCGCCTTCTGCGCCTACCTCGCCACCCTCGCGGTCGCCCGCGACTGCCAGGGCCGCGGCATCGGCCGCCGGCTGATTGCGGAAACGCGGATCGCGGTCGGCCCCGAGGCCTCCCTTCTGCTCACTGCAGCACCCGGGATCGAGGGTTATTACGAGGCGATCGGCATGCCGCGCGTGCCGCACGCCTTCCGCATCGACCGGGAGCGGTGA
- the secA gene encoding preprotein translocase, ATPase subunit (Evidence 2a : Function from experimental evidences in other organisms; Product type t : transporter): MLGALAKKIFGSSNDRRVKGFRPRVAAINALEPEISALSDEELRARTQAFRDQLAAGTRLDDLLVPAFATVREAAKRVLGQRHFDVQMIGGMVLHESGISEMKTGEGKTLVATLPVYLNALEGKGVHVITVNDYLASRDAEWMGRVYRFLGLTVGTIVHGLDDGQRKEAYACDITYGTNNEFGFDYLRDNMKYELSQMTQRGHHFAIVDEVDSILIDEARTPLIISGPVDDRSELYVAVDTVMPRLTPEHYDLDEKQRQVSLTEAGNEFIEEELRAEGILKEGDLYDAHNVTIVHHVNQALRAHTLFTLDKDYIVKNDEVVIIDEFTGRMMQGRRYSEGLHQALEAKERVTIQPENQTLASITFQNYFRLYKKLAGMTGTASTEADEFAEIYKLDVVDIPTNKEVERVDEDDEVYRTVEEKYEAIIKEIDKAHARHQPILVGTGSIEKSELIGELLKKAGYTLLDYSDPNALTDVYKAARENRVTKRFAVLNARFHEQEAYIVAEAGVPGAITIATNMAGRGTDIKLGGNLEMRIEKELGQMPEGPERDAAIEALKAEIAENRAKVLASGEKADPEAGRKKDLPGGLYIIGTERHESRRIDNQLRGRSGRQGDPGRSKFYLSLKDDLMRIFGSDRMDGMLQRLGLEQGEAIIHPWINKAIEKAQQKVEARNFDMRKNVLKYDNVMNDQRKVVFEQRRDLMGQDSVRETVDEMRHGVIDDFVAVHIPENAYAEQWDAEGLKHRALDVLGLDLPIEEWVKEEGIADEEIRERLRKASDESYAARVERNGAEVMTYVEKQVVLQVLDHLWREHLVTLDHLRQVIGWRGFAQRDPLNEYKSEAFELFNGLVTALREQVTAQLSHVEIMQQQPEGFADGGFESAGFSEPQLPPMFPEHRDPVTGENEFAFAGSGSDGGAGGAYGFAARELSADAAVLERNPDDASTWGRVGRNEPCPCGSGKKYKHCHGRFATEA; encoded by the coding sequence ATGCTCGGTGCCCTCGCCAAGAAGATTTTCGGCTCGTCCAACGACCGCCGCGTCAAGGGTTTTCGCCCACGCGTCGCGGCCATCAATGCCCTCGAACCGGAAATCAGCGCCCTCTCCGACGAGGAGCTGCGCGCCCGCACGCAGGCGTTCCGCGACCAGCTCGCGGCCGGCACCCGCCTCGACGACCTGCTGGTGCCCGCCTTCGCCACCGTGCGCGAGGCGGCCAAGCGGGTGCTCGGCCAGCGCCACTTCGACGTGCAGATGATCGGCGGCATGGTGCTGCACGAGAGCGGCATCTCGGAGATGAAGACCGGTGAGGGCAAGACCCTGGTGGCGACGCTGCCGGTCTATCTCAACGCGCTCGAGGGCAAGGGCGTCCACGTCATCACCGTCAACGACTACCTCGCGTCGCGCGACGCGGAGTGGATGGGCCGGGTCTATCGCTTCCTCGGGCTCACCGTCGGCACCATCGTGCACGGGCTCGACGACGGGCAGCGCAAGGAAGCGTATGCCTGCGACATCACCTACGGCACCAACAACGAGTTCGGCTTCGACTACCTGCGCGACAACATGAAGTACGAGCTCTCGCAGATGACGCAGCGGGGGCACCACTTCGCCATCGTCGACGAGGTCGATTCGATCCTCATCGACGAGGCGCGCACGCCGCTGATTATCTCCGGCCCGGTGGACGACCGCTCGGAGCTCTACGTCGCAGTCGACACCGTCATGCCGCGCCTGACGCCCGAACATTACGACCTCGACGAGAAGCAGCGGCAGGTCTCGCTGACGGAGGCCGGCAACGAGTTCATCGAGGAGGAGTTGCGCGCCGAGGGCATCCTCAAGGAGGGCGACCTCTACGACGCGCATAACGTCACTATCGTCCACCACGTGAACCAGGCGCTTCGCGCCCACACCCTGTTCACCCTGGACAAGGACTACATCGTCAAGAACGACGAGGTCGTCATCATCGACGAGTTCACCGGCCGCATGATGCAGGGCCGGCGCTACTCGGAAGGCCTGCACCAAGCGCTGGAGGCCAAGGAGCGGGTGACGATCCAGCCCGAGAACCAGACGCTCGCCTCGATCACCTTCCAGAATTACTTCCGCCTCTACAAGAAGCTCGCCGGCATGACCGGCACCGCCTCGACCGAGGCCGACGAGTTCGCCGAGATCTACAAGCTCGACGTGGTCGACATCCCGACCAACAAGGAGGTCGAGCGCGTCGACGAGGACGACGAGGTCTACCGCACCGTCGAGGAGAAGTACGAGGCGATCATCAAGGAGATCGACAAGGCGCATGCGCGCCACCAGCCGATCCTCGTCGGCACCGGCTCGATCGAGAAGTCGGAGTTGATCGGCGAACTCCTGAAGAAGGCCGGCTACACCCTGCTCGACTATTCCGACCCGAACGCGCTCACCGACGTCTACAAGGCCGCCCGCGAGAACCGGGTGACCAAGCGCTTCGCCGTGCTGAACGCCCGCTTCCACGAGCAGGAAGCCTACATCGTGGCCGAGGCCGGCGTGCCCGGCGCCATCACCATCGCCACCAACATGGCCGGCCGCGGCACCGACATCAAACTCGGCGGCAACCTCGAGATGCGCATCGAGAAGGAACTCGGGCAGATGCCCGAGGGCCCCGAGCGCGACGCCGCGATCGAGGCACTGAAGGCCGAGATCGCCGAGAACCGCGCCAAGGTGCTGGCCTCGGGCGAGAAGGCCGACCCGGAGGCGGGCCGGAAGAAGGATCTGCCGGGCGGGCTCTACATCATCGGCACCGAGCGCCACGAATCGCGGCGCATCGACAACCAGCTCCGCGGCCGCTCCGGCCGCCAGGGCGATCCGGGCCGCTCGAAGTTCTACCTTTCCCTCAAGGACGACCTGATGCGGATCTTCGGCTCCGACCGCATGGACGGGATGCTGCAGCGGCTCGGCCTGGAGCAGGGCGAGGCGATCATCCACCCCTGGATCAACAAGGCGATTGAGAAGGCGCAGCAGAAGGTCGAAGCGCGCAACTTCGACATGCGCAAGAACGTGCTCAAGTACGACAACGTGATGAACGACCAGCGCAAGGTCGTGTTCGAGCAGCGCCGCGACCTGATGGGCCAGGACAGCGTGCGCGAGACCGTGGACGAGATGCGCCACGGCGTGATCGACGACTTCGTCGCCGTGCACATCCCCGAGAACGCCTATGCCGAGCAGTGGGACGCCGAAGGGCTGAAGCACCGCGCGCTCGACGTGCTCGGACTCGACCTTCCGATCGAGGAGTGGGTCAAGGAAGAGGGCATCGCCGACGAAGAGATCCGCGAGCGCCTGCGCAAGGCCTCCGACGAATCCTACGCCGCCCGCGTCGAGCGCAACGGCGCGGAGGTGATGACCTATGTCGAGAAGCAGGTGGTGCTGCAGGTGCTCGACCACCTCTGGCGCGAACACCTCGTCACCCTCGACCACCTGCGGCAGGTGATCGGCTGGCGCGGCTTCGCCCAGCGCGACCCGCTCAACGAGTACAAGTCGGAGGCGTTCGAGCTGTTCAACGGCCTCGTCACGGCCCTGCGCGAGCAGGTGACCGCCCAGCTCTCGCATGTCGAGATCATGCAGCAACAGCCGGAGGGCTTCGCCGACGGCGGGTTCGAGAGCGCCGGCTTCAGCGAGCCGCAATTGCCGCCGATGTTCCCCGAGCACCGCGACCCGGTGACCGGCGAGAACGAGTTCGCCTTTGCCGGCTCCGGCAGCGACGGCGGGGCGGGCGGCGCCTACGGCTTTGCCGCGCGCGAACTCTCCGCGGACGCGGCCGTGCTGGAGCGCAATCCCGACGACGCCTCCACCTGGGGCCGGGTCGGCCGCAACGAGCCCTGCCCCTGCGGCTCGGGCAAGAAGTACAAGCACTGCCACGGCCGCTTCGCCACCGAGGCGTAA
- a CDS encoding putative cell-binding factor 2 precursor (Major antigen peb4A), cbf2 (Evidence 3 : Putative function from multiple computational evidences; PubMedId : 8525063; Product type f : factor), translating to MPIPFSLRRASALALMLTLPGAVLAQAPAGQKTPSAPAPVPAAVPPETVVARVNGQAITAADLAIAAEDPALSLPGVDEGAKQNLLVDYMVDLKVGAQAAESAKVGDAPEFKRKLAYFRDKLLLDDYLEREAKKAVTPEAAKALYEQTVKSMKPEEEVRARHILVESEDEAKKIAARVKGGEDFAKIAGEVSKDPGSKTEGGDLGWFSQERMVKPFADAAFKMTPGQVSDPVKTQFGWHVLRVEEKRTKPVPTFDEMKDQIDQYLTRKAQQDTIVKLREAAKVERAGSTATPAAGETKKP from the coding sequence ATGCCGATTCCGTTCTCCCTCCGGCGCGCGAGCGCCCTCGCGCTGATGCTCACCCTGCCGGGCGCCGTCCTGGCTCAGGCGCCTGCGGGCCAGAAGACGCCCAGCGCGCCCGCTCCCGTTCCGGCGGCAGTTCCGCCGGAGACGGTGGTGGCGCGGGTCAACGGTCAGGCGATCACCGCCGCCGACCTCGCGATCGCCGCCGAGGATCCGGCGCTGTCGCTGCCGGGCGTCGACGAGGGGGCCAAGCAGAACCTGCTCGTCGATTACATGGTCGATCTCAAGGTCGGCGCGCAGGCGGCCGAATCTGCCAAGGTTGGCGACGCGCCCGAGTTCAAGCGCAAGCTCGCCTACTTCCGCGACAAGCTCCTGCTCGACGACTACCTCGAGCGCGAGGCCAAGAAGGCGGTGACGCCCGAGGCCGCCAAGGCGCTCTACGAACAGACCGTGAAGTCGATGAAGCCCGAGGAGGAGGTGCGGGCCCGCCACATCCTCGTCGAGAGCGAAGACGAGGCGAAGAAGATCGCCGCACGCGTCAAGGGCGGCGAGGATTTCGCCAAGATCGCGGGCGAGGTCTCGAAGGATCCCGGCTCCAAGACCGAGGGCGGCGATCTCGGCTGGTTCAGCCAGGAGCGGATGGTGAAGCCCTTCGCCGACGCCGCCTTCAAGATGACGCCGGGGCAGGTCTCCGATCCCGTGAAGACCCAGTTCGGCTGGCACGTGCTGCGCGTCGAGGAGAAGCGGACGAAGCCCGTGCCGACCTTCGACGAGATGAAGGACCAGATCGACCAGTACCTCACCCGCAAGGCGCAGCAGGACACGATCGTGAAGCTGCGCGAGGCGGCCAAGGTTGAGCGTGCTGGCAGCACCGCGACGCCGGCCGCGGGTGAGACCAAGAAGCCCTGA
- a CDS encoding protein of unknown function; putative exported protein (Evidence 5 : Unknown function), giving the protein MIALVVLAAAIANVTLVVLLAERFGSEGVHTSAGELTSFQPVARPAHAVTLANENIAVTATKIAA; this is encoded by the coding sequence ATGATCGCCCTCGTCGTTCTCGCCGCCGCCATCGCCAACGTGACCCTCGTCGTGCTGCTGGCCGAGCGCTTCGGCTCCGAGGGCGTGCATACCTCCGCCGGCGAACTGACCAGCTTCCAGCCCGTCGCCCGCCCGGCCCATGCTGTCACGCTGGCCAACGAGAACATCGCCGTCACCGCGACCAAGATCGCCGCCTGA